The Chryseobacterium sp. JV274 sequence CACTAGTAGAGGAGCATTTGAGGGAGGTGATATTGAACGATTCAGAGCTAATTATTTCAATTCTCTGTTTGAAGAAACAAAAATTACTCATCCAAATGTTTCTCTAATTTTTAAAAATCTTCGAGATAAATATATACATGAATCAAAATGGGAAGATGAAAATGCTTTACTTAGAAGTTTAGAGTAAAATCATAATATAAAAAATTGAAAGATTGGTTGTGCAAAAAAAACATATAAAACCAATCTTTCTTTAATCCAATAATCATTTTTAGAAATCTATATAACTATTTTTTAAATATTTTCATTTTTTTATCTGATACAAAATATAATTTGCCTCTAGTCCTTGAACAAGCTACATAAAATTTATTTTTTGTAGTATCCGATTTAAAAATAAATTTATCATTATAAAATTGCTTTAATATTTCATCATTAATTACTACACAAACATTTTCAAAAGTTAGCCCTTTACAATTTCCCCAATTATTCGAATTACATTTATAGTTATAATGTCTTGTTAAAAATAATTTTACTATTTGATTATTCGAAACCACGTCTTGAATTTCACAATCATTTTCAAGTAATTTTATTTCAGTGTCAAATTTATTTAATGATTCAATATTGACACCCAGTTTATTCCTTATAAAATCACATACATTTTTACTACATCTTCTACTTTTTATAAGAGAATCCGTATTTTTATTAAATCCTTTTTGTTCAAAGTATTTTAGAAAATTAGCTTCATTTTTATATAAATTTTTATTGATATTCTTGTCCCTGCTAGTATCAAAAGTATGTTGATGAAAATCTCCTACAAGGTTTATGTTATAATTACCCTCTATTATATTAACAATGAAATTAAAATCACTAGATGCAAAATCTTGAATTTCATCAATGAATACAGAATCAAAATATTTTTCAATTCTTTTTTTAACATCTTCTATACATTCTGTATTAATTAATTTAGATAGCCTATTACCATACAAAAATCTAAACTTATTTGTAAAACCATTATCATATATACTTTTGGGTGATTGCCAAGTGATGCCTTTAACATTATACTTGTCGCTTAAATATGGTTTATAACAGAATGTATATAAGAAAGAGAAGAAATTTAATACTCTAATATTATTGGGTAAGTAACCATATTTTGATATTACTTCGCTTCTTATACTTTCAACTCCACTATTTGTGTAAGTAATTAACAAAAAATTTTGATGAAGATTAGTTTTTTCTACCAGAAAATATGTTTTTCCAGAACCAGCAACAGAAAGAATTATTGACTTATCCATTTTAATGCATCTTTAATATAAGTAGGAACTTCTATATTACTCTCGTCAAGCAACAATTTATACGCTGACTCTGTTTTATTTTTAAGCATATAGTCTTGGATAGACAATTTCCTTTTTGGTGTTATAAATAGTTTATCACATAAAGCAGTATTATCTTGATATAAGCAAATTTCAAAAGTCCTTCTTTCCGTATCTACATCAAAATAAACTTTGATATTTTCTGAAGCATATTTTGCAAAATTTTCATCCATCTCACCTTTAGTCTGGCCATCATTATCAGTTATAACACAGGTTTTAATATTTAGAAGTTTTGCTATTTCTAAATAATGAGAAAAACTTGTCCCATCCACAGATAAAACATTAATCTCCAAACGATGTAAATTATTATTAAGATGTTTTTGTGAAAATTTGTCTATCAGCATGAACTCAGCATCTCCTTCTACTAAAATATTTTTACGTGCAAGTATAAATTCTAAAATATTATTATCAGGTGCTTTAATAAAAAACTGGGCTGTTTCTTTTGGAAGTGATATTAGCTTTATAGCTTTATTATCTGTACTATTTAAAAGTATAGATTTTCTCAAGTCTAATCTTGTAGAAATTAAATTACTGTGAGTGGTTATAAATATTTGTTTATTATTGGAATCTTTAATCTTTTCAATTAGTAATCTTGTATTTACATGACTTAAATGATTTTCAGGTTCTTCAATTAACAATGCGTCTAAATCTTGAACATTTCTACTTAATGCTAATTCAGTTTTAATAATAGCTTGTTTCCCTTTTCCTTTATTATCTATAGAAATTTCATTTTCATAAATTGTTAAGTCATTATCTAAATTTGACTTAGAGTTATTCTTCAACGAAAAATTATAATCACCAATTCTATCATTTAAATCCTTTAAAACATTTTTTTTAAATTGTTCTTTATGATGCCTGTATTGATGATGATGCTTATATTTTTCAAGTGTATTAGTCAATGAGCTATTGTAAATATCTTTTACATATTCTTTCATCGCATACTCATTGTTCATAGAGGAATTATCAATAAATATATGCTTTAAATGTTTAGCAAAACTATTGTATGAAATGTCGCTAAAAGTAGTAAAGGATATTGTATAAAATTCAAAAGGGAATACACAATCTGGATTTTCTAGAATGTCTTTAATGTATTTCGAATATTCATCATTAGGAAAAATATTAAGTCTTAATCCATCACATTCAACATTATCGCTATTGTTCCTCCCAGATGTTCTGTCATTATTTTGTTCATCAAGATATAATTCTAGAAACAGTTTAGGTAAATTATTATTATTTCTTTCAGAACTTAAAAACTCCCTTATAATATCTTTATTAAACAAGTTTTCTAATCCAATATTCTCAACTTTTGTTCTACTTCCACTTAGAACTAGGTCAATAGCTGTTAAAATTGATGATTTTCCAGCCTCGTTATCTCCTATAAGTAGATTTAAATCATCATCAAAATCTATTTCTAAATTCTTAAATTTTCTAAAATTATGTAGTTTGAGTTTTTTTATTTTTTTCATTAGTTTTAGTTTTTGATAAGTTATTATAGAAATATTTGACGGTCAAGAATATTCTCAAAGATTTCTCTAATTTGTTCTTGTTTATCAAGAATTATATCCTGTTCTTTTGAATCTAAAACATCTGATATTTGACTATCCTTATAGATTTCTTGATATTCCTCATCATAGTAGTTATATAGTTCTTTTACTAATTCTGACGGATAAATTTTCACAAGTTTGTCAATGGTATCATTCTTTAAATCAAGATGCCTAATTGCGGAAAGTTCTTTCAATTCAAATCTAAAAAGACTAATATCATCAGCCCATATTACCCATTTAATTTTATCGTTAACATAACCAAGAAACTTAACATTGTTTTTGATGTTATATAATCTATCAAATGGGCTTGAAATATTTAATTGGTTGAATATAGATTTAGTTAAATTTTTATTATCTAATTTAACTACACTTATATTAATAGTTGTTGTTTTAGTAAAAAGTTCTTCCATAATTCATTTAATATTAATTGTTTTTATACAAATATAATGAACATGGAGTAGGTTGAATTGTATGTAAACAATAAAATAATTATATTAGAATAAAATTATAACACATTTAAGCAGTCAAATGTGCAGGCTTTAAAATCTAGCAGTTTAATAAATTTTGAAATTATATTATGTCAATAGAAGTCCACATAGATAGTATTACCTTAGATATTCTTTCTCGAAGGCTCAAAAATACAGTTACTCCTATGGGGATATTGAATTGGCTCAATAATTTTGAAAAAGAAGAAACAGAAATAGCCATTGATTTTCTTAAACGTTTTACAGTTTATACCTCAAATGAAATTGAAGAAATTTTTCATGAGCAATTTAACAATATACTTAGAAAATTAGATAAATCAAAATCTCTAGTAGTTCATCCGATTGGTACTTTTGGAAAGAGTGGTAGTATGATGAGCTATTTAGTTAGAAAAACAAATATCTACAAAAATAATCCTCAAAGAATTGAATTATGTTCAAGTAGTGATTTATTGAAAAAATTTAATGTTGATAAGTATAATACGTTAATCTTAATTGACGATTTTGTTGGCTCAGGAAAGTCAATTGTCGATTATTGGAAAAGCGACTTAGAAGATATAAGAAATTTTTATGAAAATATCTTTTTTGTAGGTGTTGCAGGAATGGAACTAGGTATTTATAATATAAAGAGACTTTTTGATGAAGTGATTATACCTAAATCTAACATATATAGAAAAGCATTTTCTAACCAAGCAAGCTATTTTGGATATAGAAATTATTCTAATTATAAAGAGGTTGCCTATAAATATGGATGTAAACTAACAAAACCTAGAAAATTAAAATCTAAAAGATTAAAATATGATAATGCCTTAGGCTATGAAAACTCTCAGTCATTAGTAGGCTTTTTTTACGGTTGCCCGAATAATACTTTACCGATTTTTTGGCAAGAAAGTAATTCCAATTTTAAGTGGGCTTCCTTATTACCCAGGTTTAATCATCACAAAATATCACAAGCTCGCGATTTTAGAAAAAGCATCGCATTTGAATTAAGTCTTCTGCAAGAGTTTGGGACTCAAAGAATACAAAGAGATTTTTTAACTTATAAGGTAGTTAATCACAAAAAGAAATTTGACACTATTAATCATCTAAATTTTTCATTGTATGCAATAATTAAATTGATGAGAAATGGTTATAGTGAGTTTAATATTTGCCAAATACTAGGTATCTCACATAGTGACTATTTAGAGTATTTGAACAGTGGTAAAGAAAAAGGATTATTTAATCCCAAATTCCAAATTTCAATTAAAGGTTTGGAAATATATAATGATGCAAAAAAAATTATAAAAAACAGTTTTGCATTTAAATTTGAAAATAAAAATGAGTATCTTAATAACCAAATAAACTACATACCAAAAACATTCAATGGAAGGTCATAAATGGCAAGCAATTTCTTGTTTAAACGCTACGGAATATAAGCAGGATTACCTGAACAGTTGTTCAAGTTTAGCTGAAGATACTTATCAACTTTCTCACCACAACATCATTCCAAGTATTCATGAGTTATGGTGGGATACGCTTCGCATATTTTAAAAATGAGTTGCCATGACCTTCCTATTGGATAAATATAAAGAACATGCATTAGCATCTAATCACAGTAATGAATTTATTAGCGAAACAATTCAGTATGCTAATTTTCTGTCTTCAAAAAATTTACCTGTATTATTCTCGTTACCTCATTTATGTTTAGCTTCTGCTGTAAGTATAAAAAATACACTTGAAATTTGTAATTCTAGTAGAATTGAGTATTACAAGAGATTTAAAATCAAAAAAAGAAGAGGAGGTTATCGTACAATTCAAACTCCCACGAATGAATTAAAATATTTACAGAAATGGATTTTAAGAAACATTCTCGAAAAATTCCCATCACATAAGTCATGTACAGGTTTTGATAAATTAAGTTCTATAAAAAAAAATGCTGAAATACATTTAAATGCTGAATGTATTCTTAAAATCGATTTACTTCGTTTTTTTGATTCTATAAATGAAAGAAGAATTTATGGAATTTTTAAATCTTTTGGTTATCAAAATAATTTGTGCGTTTCATTAGCAAAAATTTGTACAGTAAAACAGAACGAGACGTTTTATAATACATTTAAAAAAAACGAAGACAATTTAAAGCAGTATTTATTATCTAAAGATGAAGGCATCTTACCACAAGGAGCACCTACAAGCCCAAAGCTAGCGAATTTAATTTTAAGAAATTTAGATAAAAGATTAGAAAGATTGTGCTCAAAATATAACGTGAATTATTCTAGATATGCAGATGATTTAACTTTTTCTGGAAAAAAAGAAAACCTACTTTATTTAAAGAAAATTATTTATAAGATAATATATAGTGAAAATCTTTTTGTAAATATTGGTAAAACAAAGTTTATAGTTAGGGGTAACCCATACTTAGTAACTGGTTTATCAGTGCATAATGAAGAAGTTAAAGTAATTAGGAGAAAAAAGAAAGAGATTGAACATCACTTGTATCATTGTATAAAAAATGGTGTTATATTACATTTAATAAAATCAAATATCGGAAATCGAAATTTTAAAGATTGGTTGTTTGGTAATATTTGTTTTGTTTATTCTATTGAGCCAAAAGTTGGACAAAATTATTTTAATGATTTTAATAAAATAGAATGGCCTCTCTGAATTATTTTACAGAAAACATGCACTCCCATTATGAACAATTATTAATTCTAGAAAATAATGAAACTCACGAATAAAAATTGGTTCTACCACAATAAATGGCAAAACCAATCACTAAAATTAATTAATAGAGAAAGTTTAAATTATACTTAATATATAGTTCGATATTGTCCAAGCAAGCCTAGCAACCCTCCCCTATCAAAGTTTGAAATTTGGCAATCAGTAAATCTCTTATTTCCTGTTTTATGGTATCCATTTGATACTTTTCTAACAGCCTATTGTATCTTGCTCGCTGGGCATAATAATAACTAGATGATTTATTGTTTTTTATTTCCCGCCAAAAATGGGGACTTTTACCAAGTTCAAAAAACATTTTTTCCGTATCTGTCATTTTATAGGTAGAAGAACTATCAACAATATTTATCTCATTAAAACAACCCAAAAGAAATTTAAAAATCAACTCAAGTCTACTTTTTTCAAACAAATCTTTAGCTGTATATATTCCAAATTTCTTTTTTAATAGTTTACTATCAATTATTTTAATTTCAACTCTTAATAGATTATAGGGCAGTTTGTATTGCAGACCTTTATCATAAATTTTAATATAGTACTCACTACGATTATATTGCTTGTACATTCCTTTGTTTTTAAAAGTATCTTTTTGATTAAATTCGTCAAAATTGAACATGATAAAATTATTCTCCAGCATTAACTTGGGACTTAAGGATGTATGAATATTTAATCCGAATTCAAGATTAGTAATTTTATAATCTGAGATATCTTCATTTAAATCATTTTGTAGTTGTTCAAAAGCCGTCTGAATATCAGAATAATAAAAATCGGTGTAGTTATTATCATCGTACCTATTTTTAAGATTAAAAAATTTGTGAATTGAATTTCTAATTATTCCTAATTTATCCGTAATTCGCACTTCTATATTTTCAAAGTATCTTCTACATGGATATTGAACTTGACCTGTAAAGTAATCTACTGAACATCTTGTTTCACTATCAGGAAAATCATTTTTAATCCTATTTTCTAATGATTCTTTTGTTTCTGTATAAATTTTTATAAAATCTATCATGTGATGTATTATTTTAAATTTAAACATACCTTTAGCCTCCTTATGTATTTATACTAAGGTATTGTCTATATTATTAATTAATTTAAGGAGTATTTGGAAGCCTTACATGATTATGATTGAACTAGTATTGTCATAACTGTAAAGCAAGAAATTTATGGATTTAAACGAGCAGAAACCTCGTTTTTAGAATAATATACTCTTTTACCTATTTTGGTGTTTTTCAAAGTACCATCATTATTCCAGTGGAACAAAGTTGTAAGACTAACATCTAATAACTTTGCCGTCTCTTCACGAGTATAAAACTCTTTTTCTTCTGAGTGAACAGGAATGATTTTTTCTAA is a genomic window containing:
- a CDS encoding reverse transcriptase family protein, translating into MTFLLDKYKEHALASNHSNEFISETIQYANFLSSKNLPVLFSLPHLCLASAVSIKNTLEICNSSRIEYYKRFKIKKRRGGYRTIQTPTNELKYLQKWILRNILEKFPSHKSCTGFDKLSSIKKNAEIHLNAECILKIDLLRFFDSINERRIYGIFKSFGYQNNLCVSLAKICTVKQNETFYNTFKKNEDNLKQYLLSKDEGILPQGAPTSPKLANLILRNLDKRLERLCSKYNVNYSRYADDLTFSGKKENLLYLKKIIYKIIYSENLFVNIGKTKFIVRGNPYLVTGLSVHNEEVKVIRRKKKEIEHHLYHCIKNGVILHLIKSNIGNRNFKDWLFGNICFVYSIEPKVGQNYFNDFNKIEWPL
- a CDS encoding ATP-dependent nuclease, encoding MKKIKKLKLHNFRKFKNLEIDFDDDLNLLIGDNEAGKSSILTAIDLVLSGSRTKVENIGLENLFNKDIIREFLSSERNNNNLPKLFLELYLDEQNNDRTSGRNNSDNVECDGLRLNIFPNDEYSKYIKDILENPDCVFPFEFYTISFTTFSDISYNSFAKHLKHIFIDNSSMNNEYAMKEYVKDIYNSSLTNTLEKYKHHHQYRHHKEQFKKNVLKDLNDRIGDYNFSLKNNSKSNLDNDLTIYENEISIDNKGKGKQAIIKTELALSRNVQDLDALLIEEPENHLSHVNTRLLIEKIKDSNNKQIFITTHSNLISTRLDLRKSILLNSTDNKAIKLISLPKETAQFFIKAPDNNILEFILARKNILVEGDAEFMLIDKFSQKHLNNNLHRLEINVLSVDGTSFSHYLEIAKLLNIKTCVITDNDGQTKGEMDENFAKYASENIKVYFDVDTERRTFEICLYQDNTALCDKLFITPKRKLSIQDYMLKNKTESAYKLLLDESNIEVPTYIKDALKWISQ
- a CDS encoding DNA helicase UvrD; this translates as MDKSIILSVAGSGKTYFLVEKTNLHQNFLLITYTNSGVESIRSEVISKYGYLPNNIRVLNFFSFLYTFCYKPYLSDKYNVKGITWQSPKSIYDNGFTNKFRFLYGNRLSKLINTECIEDVKKRIEKYFDSVFIDEIQDFASSDFNFIVNIIEGNYNINLVGDFHQHTFDTSRDKNINKNLYKNEANFLKYFEQKGFNKNTDSLIKSRRCSKNVCDFIRNKLGVNIESLNKFDTEIKLLENDCEIQDVVSNNQIVKLFLTRHYNYKCNSNNWGNCKGLTFENVCVVINDEILKQFYNDKFIFKSDTTKNKFYVACSRTRGKLYFVSDKKMKIFKK
- a CDS encoding helix-turn-helix domain-containing protein, translated to MQHSAIQLMQIDIESFGQFIQKLVREELEKIIPVHSEEKEFYTREETAKLLDVSLTTLFHWNNDGTLKNTKIGKRVYYSKNEVSARLNP